From Nostoc flagelliforme CCNUN1, a single genomic window includes:
- a CDS encoding Fis family transcriptional regulator yields the protein MIDPLSVIAGVVTTVLLPKALEKVGEKIGETAWDKSAEAIQSVRETVQAKLQTAGTAGLLTRAEANPTEANTQVLQAEIVTQMQEDQDFATKLQELVKQMQSQSPTVQVILEELRVRGKVEIGNIKQVNEGQTNAQQTFGKNWQVGGDVKVGDINQENRGL from the coding sequence ATGATTGACCCATTATCTGTGATTGCTGGAGTCGTTACCACAGTTCTTCTGCCAAAAGCATTGGAAAAAGTAGGTGAAAAAATTGGTGAGACTGCCTGGGATAAAAGTGCAGAAGCTATCCAGAGTGTGCGTGAAACAGTTCAAGCCAAGTTGCAAACTGCGGGGACTGCTGGGTTGCTAACACGAGCAGAAGCTAATCCAACTGAGGCAAATACGCAGGTATTGCAAGCAGAAATTGTAACTCAGATGCAAGAAGATCAAGATTTTGCAACGAAGTTACAAGAGCTAGTTAAGCAAATGCAATCTCAATCTCCAACTGTACAAGTAATTTTGGAAGAGCTTCGAGTAAGGGGTAAGGTAGAAATTGGGAACATTAAACAAGTTAATGAGGGTCAAACTAACGCTCAACAGACGTTTGGGAAGAATTGGCAAGTAGGCGGAGATGTTAAAGTTGGGGACATAAACCAGGAAAACCGAGGTCTATAA
- a CDS encoding VMAP-C domain-containing protein: MSEEKLSSESQQDIFKDLLVGGDLTTRDITQQNINIKNQINLLFLNISDDDAINKAFSKIAPDGWFDWRDKPKDVNDVLEQLEEIPYSNPNNSALLKFVCLLTQDNNIPQTIRQKLKQLLTNESFEASSKTTSVQSLHSYLLIQLRPEGSRELYVKAWFIPDDTIKDIWERFKPLTVDEQQPEIILVPEKLPILLSKLLQQCFEEYLQGQPTELTIEIFLPRDHLCDEVEKWEYKDDEDCNITIGKDFRVVVRSYDRLKKLRTQQSSYWRRNWEKVQLTWQAPPCYEQAITVSQACFDPNKLRNLLVEKIILKICCNLSNSERNGLLNAIHSAGTPIIIWSRCELNSLKNPEHFDALLKKPLHELSACVREQRRLASDHEMHLGKGAMRFC, from the coding sequence ATGAGCGAGGAAAAATTAAGTTCAGAAAGCCAACAAGACATTTTCAAAGATTTACTAGTGGGCGGAGACTTAACCACTAGAGATATTACGCAACAAAATATAAATATTAAAAACCAAATAAATCTTTTATTTTTAAATATTTCAGATGATGATGCGATAAATAAAGCTTTCTCTAAAATCGCTCCTGATGGATGGTTCGACTGGAGAGACAAACCTAAAGATGTTAATGATGTACTTGAGCAATTAGAAGAAATTCCTTACTCAAACCCTAATAATTCGGCTTTATTAAAATTTGTTTGTTTGCTAACTCAAGATAATAATATTCCTCAAACTATCCGCCAAAAACTCAAACAGCTATTAACTAATGAATCTTTTGAAGCTAGTAGTAAAACTACATCCGTACAATCACTGCATTCCTATCTGCTAATTCAACTTCGACCAGAAGGAAGCAGAGAATTATATGTCAAAGCTTGGTTTATTCCTGACGATACAATTAAAGATATTTGGGAACGTTTTAAACCTCTAACTGTTGACGAGCAACAGCCAGAAATTATACTTGTGCCGGAGAAATTACCAATATTGCTCAGTAAATTGCTCCAGCAATGTTTTGAAGAATACTTGCAAGGACAACCGACAGAGTTAACTATTGAAATTTTTCTACCGCGCGATCACCTATGTGATGAGGTGGAAAAATGGGAATATAAGGATGACGAAGATTGCAATATCACTATTGGTAAGGATTTTCGGGTTGTAGTGCGTTCCTATGATCGACTGAAAAAATTACGCACACAGCAGAGTTCATATTGGCGCAGAAATTGGGAAAAAGTTCAGCTAACTTGGCAAGCTCCTCCCTGCTATGAGCAAGCTATAACAGTTTCTCAAGCTTGTTTTGATCCCAACAAATTGAGAAATTTGTTAGTTGAGAAAATTATTCTTAAAATCTGCTGTAATTTATCAAACTCAGAGCGAAATGGTCTACTTAATGCAATCCACAGTGCTGGGACACCAATTATAATTTGGTCACGTTGTGAGCTAAACAGTCTCAAAAATCCTGAACACTTTGATGCATTACTAAAAAAACCATTGCATGAATTGTCCGCCTGCGTTAGAGAACAACGTCGTTTAGCATCTGACCATGAAATGCACTTGGGTAAGGGAGCGATGCGATTTTGTTAG
- a CDS encoding AAA family ATPase → MDDWLIFRGTDSPHDGIKNLPQAPKWREFGDAKEKQRGQTFQVRRNEIELVNAALYLRRPLMVTGKPGTGKTSLAYKVAYELQLGSVLQWPITTRSTLQEGLYRYDAIARLQDAQGKDNTRDIGKYIQLGSLGTALLPSPHPRVLLIDEIDKSDIDLPNDLLNIFEEGEFEIPELARLPEEYETVKVRGYDGSVATITKGRVRCNQFPFVLLTSNGEREFPPAFLRRCLRLTMENPDEAALKKIIQAHLGDGVMSEAETLIAQFIQLRDKPDAGDLATDQLLNAIYLVTRERSPVGNDKERLLKALMEYLTTT, encoded by the coding sequence ATGGACGATTGGTTGATTTTTCGAGGTACAGACTCACCCCATGATGGAATTAAAAATCTTCCACAAGCACCTAAATGGCGTGAGTTTGGGGATGCTAAGGAGAAGCAACGGGGGCAAACCTTTCAAGTTCGTCGCAATGAAATTGAGCTTGTGAACGCAGCACTTTACCTGCGTCGTCCTTTGATGGTAACAGGAAAACCGGGGACTGGTAAAACATCTCTTGCTTACAAAGTTGCTTACGAACTCCAACTAGGTTCTGTACTGCAATGGCCCATCACCACCCGCTCAACTCTGCAAGAAGGGCTTTATCGCTACGATGCGATCGCACGTTTACAGGATGCTCAAGGTAAGGATAATACGAGAGATATCGGTAAATATATTCAACTCGGTTCCTTGGGAACAGCCCTACTACCATCTCCCCATCCCCGCGTTTTACTGATTGACGAGATTGATAAAAGTGACATTGATTTACCCAACGATTTACTGAATATATTTGAAGAAGGAGAATTTGAAATCCCCGAATTAGCTCGTTTACCGGAAGAATATGAAACAGTCAAAGTCCGGGGTTATGATGGCAGTGTTGCAACTATTACCAAAGGGCGGGTGCGTTGTAACCAATTTCCCTTTGTCCTACTGACTAGCAATGGTGAGCGGGAATTTCCCCCAGCCTTTTTACGACGCTGTTTGCGATTGACGATGGAAAATCCCGATGAAGCAGCTTTGAAGAAAATTATTCAGGCGCATCTGGGGGATGGTGTAATGTCAGAAGCAGAAACTTTAATTGCCCAATTTATCCAACTGAGAGATAAACCAGATGCTGGGGATTTGGCGACAGACCAGTTACTTAATGCGATTTATTTAGTCACCCGCGAACGGAGTCCCGTTGGTAATGACAAAGAACGATTGCTCAAGGCATTGATGGAATATCTCACAACCACATGA
- a CDS encoding SAV_2336 N-terminal domain-related protein, whose amino-acid sequence MIERVIGAFNHWGFNLDDTEIADILWLAVQMRRCDLSPMSELSQETPAVTPEIDPNTKLPRDRQNNSPKSPTKTETNAKVYPQSSQDSNETSSGLPIKVPAAQALRNQLDISRSLKPLKRRVPSRSKFILDEIATAERIAEEKLLLPVMRPAPERWLELALVVDEGTSMFLWQQTIKEFQQLLERHGAFRDVRTWGLFSDERGKVWLRPRTGELSCQKRLHNPRELIDPNGRRLFVVISDCVSQAWRSGAIAKILAVWASTAPTTIIQVLPEWLWERSALGVAESILLRSLAPGVPNQQLIMRALDLLDESDVCNQLKIPVVTLEPESLKNWARMVAGAGEVQTKGFLLATDGEILDDSSESIENYPVELSAKQRLQRFRLTASPMARKLVGLLAAAPVSLPVVRLIQQTMLDKSSQVHVAEVFLGGILKPLSSVDEDGEADKIQFDFADGVRDLLLDGVPLTESTEVLRRVSEYVAARVGLSVDEFTAMLVNPALVDGSSGVLVRPFAQITAKVLKRLGGKYAELAQEIEQSFKFLSQTAISQVQEESSQLPYEYQVGGSLPSDAPTYVVRQADTDLYESLKNGEFCYALGCRQIGRSTLRVRVMNRLQDEGFACAVIDITSIGTADITSEQWYFGVINILIGSINFYTDFNLEAWWVDNDTLSPVQKFSKFIEDVLLKRITENIVIFIEETDSILWVQLDLDDFFTIIRDCYNRRVDNPAYNRLTFVILGVATPSDLIQDKKRTPFNIGRAIELKGFQLQETEPLAKGLAGVGNPQKLMEAILYWTGGQPFLTQKLCSLAIQSNTLIPAKGYEAHWIEDLVRSEIIEDWENKDEPQHLRTIRDRILRFTDSSEKLLRLYQKILHQGERTSDSSEEEIYLILSGLVVEQTDKLKVYNRIYQEIFNEGWVNTQLEQVALKKILIVSTNPMTTGKLRLDEEVREIQSGLQRSRSRDQFEIITKWAVRPDDLRRALLDHDPHIMHFSGHGGRNQGLALENNTGQMQLVSAESLARLFKLFKDKIECVVLNGCYSEVQAQAISQDISYVVGISHEMSDKAAIQFAVGFYDALGTSRSYEDAYKFGCTAIDWEGFPERLKPVLITMAKQLTDNNADQDLQEAQEWKTLAYSKPDEAVQELLQRLSEQVKQDDIVEITRLASLIETLAEPLEEAGFETFLIYVQAVVAVLYGKQQGSVAQFSELMSTGNKQLDIILCYLYKELESDDFIDFLTNNYEYFEDIEQLLSAAYDREYLNFESFVELAIQTIKPDFDGKVYVKYNSYYFVNDEGERIVGSLGQHAVQIHLKQVPEFITETDGESLGVNLEQEQEIEMVLSILNSGYYELPDSDIEEGTVEIYIEEPELLEDSYDEYEGDANLGETVESVESTEPNFSVEFNEKLKDF is encoded by the coding sequence ATGATTGAGCGAGTAATTGGTGCTTTTAATCACTGGGGATTTAATTTAGACGATACGGAAATAGCGGATATCCTCTGGCTTGCAGTGCAAATGCGCCGTTGTGACCTTTCGCCCATGTCTGAATTATCACAGGAAACACCAGCAGTAACGCCAGAAATTGACCCAAACACCAAATTACCACGCGATCGCCAGAATAATTCCCCAAAATCTCCAACCAAGACCGAAACCAACGCTAAGGTTTATCCTCAATCATCCCAGGATAGCAACGAAACCTCAAGTGGTTTACCCATCAAAGTTCCTGCTGCTCAAGCATTACGAAACCAATTAGATATATCCCGCTCCCTTAAACCTTTAAAACGTCGAGTTCCTTCCAGAAGCAAATTTATCCTCGACGAAATTGCCACCGCAGAACGTATTGCCGAAGAGAAACTTTTATTACCCGTAATGCGCCCCGCGCCCGAACGCTGGCTCGAACTGGCTTTGGTGGTAGATGAGGGAACATCGATGTTTCTCTGGCAGCAAACTATCAAGGAGTTTCAGCAACTATTGGAAAGACATGGTGCTTTTCGAGACGTGCGAACCTGGGGATTATTTAGCGACGAACGGGGTAAAGTTTGGCTGCGTCCCAGAACTGGGGAACTATCCTGCCAAAAAAGGTTACATAATCCCAGAGAACTAATCGACCCCAACGGTCGGCGTTTATTTGTAGTTATCAGCGATTGCGTTTCCCAGGCTTGGCGTAGCGGTGCGATCGCAAAAATTTTAGCAGTTTGGGCTAGCACTGCCCCAACAACAATAATTCAAGTATTACCTGAGTGGCTATGGGAAAGAAGCGCTTTGGGTGTTGCTGAGTCAATTTTGCTACGCAGCTTGGCTCCTGGAGTCCCCAACCAGCAGTTAATCATGAGAGCGTTGGATTTGCTCGATGAAAGCGATGTCTGTAATCAGCTTAAAATTCCCGTAGTGACGCTAGAGCCAGAATCGCTGAAAAATTGGGCGCGGATGGTTGCAGGTGCAGGAGAGGTGCAAACCAAAGGGTTTTTGCTGGCAACGGATGGGGAAATACTTGATGATAGTAGCGAATCAATCGAAAATTATCCCGTTGAGCTTTCAGCCAAACAACGTTTACAACGCTTCCGTCTCACAGCTTCGCCAATGGCAAGGAAACTGGTAGGACTTTTGGCAGCTGCACCCGTTAGTTTACCAGTTGTGCGGTTGATACAGCAGACGATGTTAGATAAATCGAGCCAAGTTCATGTGGCTGAGGTGTTTTTGGGTGGGATATTAAAGCCTTTGTCATCAGTTGATGAGGATGGGGAAGCGGATAAAATCCAGTTTGATTTTGCCGATGGAGTGCGGGATTTGCTGTTAGATGGGGTTCCATTAACCGAGTCAACGGAGGTATTGCGTCGAGTTTCGGAATATGTCGCAGCGAGGGTTGGGTTATCTGTTGATGAGTTTACCGCGATGTTGGTAAATCCGGCGTTGGTTGATGGTTCCAGTGGGGTTTTGGTTCGTCCTTTTGCTCAGATTACTGCGAAGGTTTTGAAGCGTTTGGGTGGGAAATATGCAGAATTAGCCCAAGAGATAGAACAGTCTTTCAAATTTTTATCCCAAACTGCTATATCTCAAGTTCAAGAAGAATCTTCCCAACTTCCCTATGAATATCAAGTTGGTGGCTCATTACCATCTGATGCACCTACTTATGTTGTACGCCAAGCAGACACAGACCTTTATGAAAGTTTGAAAAATGGGGAGTTTTGTTATGCTCTTGGCTGCCGCCAAATCGGTCGATCCACCTTGCGAGTGCGGGTGATGAATCGTTTGCAGGATGAAGGCTTTGCTTGTGCTGTTATAGACATTACTTCGATAGGAACCGCAGATATTACTTCAGAACAGTGGTACTTTGGGGTAATTAATATTTTAATTGGCAGTATTAATTTTTACACTGATTTTAATTTAGAAGCTTGGTGGGTCGATAACGATACTCTATCGCCAGTACAAAAGTTTAGCAAGTTTATTGAAGATGTCCTTTTAAAAAGGATTACTGAAAATATTGTTATTTTCATTGAAGAAACTGACTCCATTCTCTGGGTACAATTAGATTTGGATGACTTTTTTACTATTATCCGTGACTGCTACAACCGTAGGGTAGATAATCCAGCATATAACCGCCTGACCTTTGTTATCCTTGGTGTAGCAACTCCCTCAGATTTGATTCAAGATAAAAAACGTACACCTTTTAACATTGGTCGTGCAATAGAGTTAAAGGGTTTTCAGCTTCAGGAAACAGAACCTTTGGCAAAAGGTTTAGCTGGGGTTGGAAATCCTCAGAAACTAATGGAGGCTATTCTTTATTGGACAGGAGGACAGCCATTTTTAACTCAAAAACTTTGTTCGCTAGCTATACAATCTAACACCCTTATACCTGCTAAAGGCTATGAAGCCCATTGGATAGAAGATTTAGTTCGTTCAGAAATTATTGAGGACTGGGAAAACAAAGACGAACCACAACATTTGAGGACTATTAGAGACAGAATTTTACGCTTCACGGACAGCTCTGAAAAATTATTAAGACTATATCAAAAAATTTTACACCAAGGAGAAAGAACATCCGATTCTAGTGAAGAAGAGATATATTTAATTTTATCGGGTTTGGTGGTCGAACAAACAGATAAGTTAAAAGTTTATAACCGCATCTATCAAGAAATTTTTAATGAAGGTTGGGTTAATACACAACTAGAGCAAGTTGCATTGAAAAAAATCCTGATTGTGTCAACTAATCCCATGACGACAGGTAAACTCCGCTTAGACGAGGAAGTAAGGGAAATTCAGTCAGGGTTGCAACGTTCTCGAAGCCGAGATCAGTTTGAAATTATTACTAAATGGGCAGTGCGTCCTGATGATTTGCGGCGTGCGCTTTTGGATCACGATCCTCATATTATGCATTTTTCTGGACATGGTGGTAGAAATCAAGGTTTAGCCTTGGAAAATAATACAGGGCAAATGCAGCTGGTGAGTGCAGAGTCACTGGCAAGGCTATTTAAGTTATTTAAAGACAAAATTGAGTGTGTTGTTTTAAATGGTTGCTATTCTGAGGTTCAAGCTCAAGCAATATCCCAAGATATTAGCTATGTGGTAGGTATTAGTCATGAAATGAGTGATAAAGCAGCTATTCAATTTGCTGTTGGTTTTTATGATGCTTTAGGTACAAGTAGAAGTTATGAAGATGCCTATAAATTTGGCTGTACTGCAATTGATTGGGAAGGTTTTCCTGAGCGTCTGAAGCCTGTTTTAATAACAATGGCGAAACAATTGACAGATAATAACGCAGACCAGGATTTACAAGAAGCTCAAGAATGGAAAACGTTAGCTTATTCTAAGCCCGATGAGGCGGTACAAGAGTTGTTACAAAGATTGAGTGAGCAGGTGAAGCAAGACGATATAGTGGAAATTACGCGGCTTGCTTCATTGATAGAGACTTTAGCGGAGCCTTTAGAGGAGGCTGGTTTTGAGACGTTCCTAATTTATGTTCAAGCAGTAGTTGCTGTTTTATATGGCAAGCAACAAGGTTCAGTTGCTCAATTTAGTGAACTGATGAGTACAGGGAACAAACAGTTAGATATAATTCTATGCTATCTGTACAAAGAACTAGAATCAGATGATTTTATTGACTTTTTAACCAATAATTACGAATATTTTGAAGACATAGAACAATTACTATCTGCTGCATACGATAGAGAATACCTTAATTTTGAATCATTTGTAGAGTTAGCAATTCAAACAATTAAACCAGATTTTGACGGAAAAGTTTATGTCAAGTATAACAGCTATTACTTTGTTAATGATGAAGGAGAGAGAATTGTTGGTTCGTTAGGACAACACGCTGTACAAATACATTTAAAACAAGTTCCTGAATTTATAACTGAGACTGATGGCGAGAGTTTAGGCGTTAACTTAGAACAAGAACAAGAAATAGAAATGGTGCTTTCAATCTTAAACAGTGGATATTACGAATTACCTGATAGTGATATTGAAGAAGGTACTGTTGAAATTTACATAGAAGAACCTGAATTACTTGAAGACTCATACGATGAATATGAAGGTGATGCCAATTTGGGGGAAACAGTAGAGTCTGTAGAATCTACTGAACCTAATTTTTCGGTAGAGTTTAATGAAAAACTTAAGGACTTTTAA
- a CDS encoding helix-turn-helix domain-containing protein → MVLLFVMDMKGLREKAGLRTVDVASKLGIAESTVRNWDIGRHTPRLPIEDIPKFLEVYQCTLEEVIEAAKESKRKFDASHS, encoded by the coding sequence TTGGTATTACTATTTGTTATGGATATGAAGGGGTTAAGAGAAAAAGCAGGGTTAAGAACAGTAGATGTGGCATCAAAATTAGGAATTGCTGAGTCAACTGTCCGTAACTGGGATATTGGGCGGCACACTCCCAGGCTGCCAATTGAAGACATACCCAAATTTTTGGAAGTTTACCAATGCACTCTTGAAGAAGTTATTGAGGCTGCAAAGGAAAGCAAAAGGAAATTTGATGCTTCTCATAGCTAA
- a CDS encoding helix-turn-helix domain-containing protein, protein MNTKWTDEEVAIVEEMACLYTVKQIAHRLQKRGYTRSTSAIQNKLRFLGYSTRPILDNYNCCEIARVLQLNSATVWSWVKKGWIRTHRRSGRYHQIRSKDLKRFLENPPQRIKNRIAAIDKEKIEYLVGRLG, encoded by the coding sequence ATGAATACAAAATGGACTGATGAAGAAGTAGCAATCGTTGAAGAAATGGCTTGTCTCTACACTGTTAAGCAAATAGCACATCGCCTCCAAAAAAGAGGATACACACGTTCAACATCAGCTATTCAAAACAAATTACGCTTTTTAGGATACTCAACACGTCCAATTCTTGATAACTACAACTGCTGCGAAATTGCCAGAGTTCTGCAACTCAATTCAGCGACTGTTTGGAGTTGGGTAAAAAAGGGCTGGATACGTACACATAGGCGGTCTGGCAGATATCACCAAATCAGAAGTAAAGACTTGAAGCGATTTCTTGAAAACCCACCTCAACGTATTAAGAACCGCATTGCTGCAATTGATAAAGAGAAGATCGAGTACTTGGTCGGGAGGTTGGGATGA
- a CDS encoding DUF1392 domain-containing protein, whose protein sequence is MTEQIVTLQKCWYLSPPWGRTIPPVEVNLLERVYLRTTRTFGYCCGMQWKHECWIYSIDCRNEILHATQNQIIGTGELEAIKVQKPAFVLGERVMLCSHDKGTKQRLILGIGLVNNSWFYVVELMSPALTQSRTISNRFSLVGEKSLMRVNV, encoded by the coding sequence ATGACAGAACAAATTGTTACTCTCCAAAAATGCTGGTATCTCTCCCCGCCTTGGGGTCGAACAATTCCACCCGTTGAAGTGAATTTACTGGAGAGAGTATACTTACGAACCACGAGAACATTCGGCTATTGCTGCGGTATGCAATGGAAACACGAATGTTGGATTTATTCAATTGATTGCCGTAATGAAATACTCCACGCTACACAAAACCAAATCATCGGGACTGGGGAATTAGAAGCCATAAAAGTGCAAAAACCTGCTTTTGTTCTGGGTGAAAGAGTAATGCTCTGCTCTCACGATAAAGGAACAAAGCAACGGCTGATTTTGGGGATTGGGCTGGTGAATAATTCTTGGTTTTATGTCGTCGAATTGATGTCGCCAGCTTTAACTCAATCACGGACTATATCTAATCGCTTCTCACTAGTCGGTGAAAAAAGTTTGATGCGGGTAAATGTCTAA
- a CDS encoding alpha-ketoglutarate-dependent dioxygenase AlkB encodes MQQLNLFQESTPVLPITYYPDFLSLEQANSLYQHCLKLEWQQNQFSFAGKTMPVPRLECIYGDAGCDYLYSKCVFLKPITWTEKLAYLRDRITALTDYKFHIVIGNQYQFNSKFKIQNAKYKIHALKSWQCRLEPTTYCGSRSFEKQISLYSKLINSKISFFFIILNFEFCILNCLDFWLEHGSLLVMHRSCQSTHLHQVPKTNKVVSTRINLTFRPHTGGK; translated from the coding sequence ATGCAACAACTCAATTTGTTTCAGGAATCAACCCCAGTTTTACCTATCACTTATTACCCCGATTTCCTAAGCCTTGAACAAGCAAACTCACTCTACCAACACTGCTTGAAACTGGAGTGGCAGCAGAATCAATTCAGTTTCGCGGGTAAAACAATGCCCGTCCCGCGCCTCGAATGTATTTATGGTGATGCCGGATGTGATTACCTCTACTCAAAGTGCGTGTTTTTGAAACCCATAACTTGGACAGAAAAACTCGCTTACTTGCGAGACAGAATCACTGCGTTAACTGATTACAAGTTCCACATAGTCATTGGCAATCAGTACCAATTCAATTCAAAATTCAAAATTCAAAATGCAAAATATAAAATTCATGCATTAAAGAGTTGGCAGTGTCGCCTTGAACCCACTACTTATTGTGGATCGCGCTCATTTGAGAAGCAGATAAGTCTGTACTCTAAATTAATCAATTCAAAAATTTCTTTCTTCTTCATAATTTTGAATTTTGAATTTTGCATTTTGAATTGTTTGGACTTCTGGCTGGAACACGGCAGCTTGCTCGTGATGCACAGGAGTTGTCAATCAACACATCTGCATCAAGTTCCCAAGACCAACAAAGTGGTTAGCACACGTATTAATCTGACGTTTCGACCACACACCGGGGGGAAATAA